The Caballeronia sp. M1242 nucleotide sequence CGTCGAGCTGGCGGTCGCGACCGGCGTGGCCGGCTTGTCGATCGAAGATTCCACCGGCGACGCATCCGCGCCGCTCTTTCCGCTCGACGTCGCCGTCGCGCGACTGCAAGCGGCCCGCCGCGCCATCGATGCGAATGGCGGCAACACGCTCTTGATCGGCCGCGCGGAAAACTTCTTTGCCGGAACGCCCGATCTGAGCGACACGCTCGCGCGCCTCACGGCCTACGCGGCAGCAGGCGCCGACTGCCTCTACGCGCCCGGCATCCACACTCGCGAGCAAATCGAGGCCGTGGTCGCCGCCGTCGCGCCCAAACCCGTCAACGTGCTCATCGGCGGACCGTCGGCCTTCACGCTGAGCGATCTCGCCGCGCTCGGCGTGCGGCGCGTGAGCGTCGGCGGCGCGCTGGCGCGGGCCGCGTGGGGCGGTTTCATGCGCGCGGCCGCGACGCTTGCCGACGGACGCTTCGACGGCTTCGAAGGCGCGGCATCCGGCGCCCAACTCAACGCGCTGTTCTCAGGCAACGCGTGACTTCGAAGGAGCCCGTCATGGCTCGTGAAATCATTCGCGTGGAACCGCTTTCCAGTTGGCTCGAACGAAGGAAGGCGCCGGTATCGGTCGTCACGCGTCATCGCGACACCGTGTATGTCTCCGGTCTTCCGCCCTTCGATCCCGAGACCGGCGACGTGCTCGATGCGCCTATCGAGCAACAGACGCAACGCGTGCTGGAGCAATTGAAGCTATGCGTGGAGACGGCGGGATCGTCGCTCGATCAGGTGTTGAAGTGCACTGTCTACTGCACGTCGGTGGAGATGTTTTCCGTCGTGAATGAAGTCTATGCGCGCTTCTTCGGGCATGAGCCGCCGGCGCGCATCTTCGTGAATGTGCCCGCGTGGCCGGGACGCTTCGACATCGAGATCGACTGCGTGGCGGCGGTGTCACGGTAGGCCAGCAAGAGCCGCGATCATTCCGGCGTCTGCGCGCCGCGCCAAACGCGGCATTGCTGGCGCACGACTTCGTGCAGCGAATCGTGCGCGCCGTAGATGCGGCGCAGCCACATCGCATCGGTCATTCCCTGCGTCACGGTGCGCCTGATCGCGTCGAGCGCTTCATCAGCGGCGAGCGCGTGGCCGTGCGGCGCGATGGCGTCGAGCGTGGCGAGAATGTCTTCGCGAAGCGGGCGACGATTTCCTGTCTCCGGATTCACGCATACGCCATCCAGTCCGAAGCGGCACGCCATGAACCGGTTCGCCCGATAGACTTCATAGTCGCGCTCGGTCAGGCGCAGAGGCAAATCGGTCAGCAGATAGCGCGCGAGCGACTGAATATACCCGGCAATGGCCGCGGCCCATTCGACGCGCAGCGGCGTATCCATCACGCGCACTTCGATGGTCCCGTATCCCGGACTCGGACGAATGTCCCAATAGAAGTCTTTCAGGCTTTTGACGAGACCCGTGTGCGTCATGCGCTCGAAGTACGCTTCGAACTCACTCCATTTCGTCACGAAAGGCGCTTGTCCTGACAATGGAAACGGCGCGACGGAATTCAGGCGGGCGCATTGAAACTGCGTGTCGCTGCCCTGCACGAACGGAGAAGACGCGGCGAGCGCAATGAAATGCGGCACGTAACGCGAAAGCGAATGCAACAGAACGAGTGCCGAGTCGGGGTCTGGGCAGCCGACATGCACGTGCTGACCGAAAATCGTGAATTGCTGATAGAGCGCGCCATAAAGCCCCATCAGATATTCCGAGCGCTCGCGTCCGTCGGAACGCTGGTCGTACCAGTTCTGGAAGAAATTCGTTCCGCCGCCGCACACGCCGACATTGAGAAAGTCGCCTGCCCGAACGAGCGTATCGCGAAGCACCTGCAATTCGCTTTTCGCCTGATCGTAGTTCTTGCAGATGCCCGTCGACAACTCGATCATGCCTTCGGTCGTTTCCGGATTGATCGCGCCCTCGAAGCGCTCTTCTCTCACGCGATTCAGGAGTTCCGTCGTCGCCTTCGTCAGGTTGTAGTCGTGCGTATTCACGACCTGAACTTCCAGTTCGACTCCAATCGTAAAAGGCTCTGACGATGCAAATGGCTGGAGCATGGAGTGTCCTGTTTCGCGGGAGACGAGACGAAGCGGCGAGTTCATTCTACGCGACGAGCAGGGCTTGGCGATGAGACGGCATGCGTCCCGTTCGGATTGAAATCGAACGATCGATCGTAATGCGCACAGAGTTTCGATAAGAAAGGCGTTGCGGTGCCAGCCTCTTTGTCCGAGACACGGTGTGTCTTATTCAGCAGGCATATTCACTATCAAGATCTCAATGCTTTTTGAACATGCCCACTACTATTAAGCACCCGCCCTACGACCCGCCGCACGACCCCGAATCGCTCGTTCTCACCTGGATAAGACGCGCCCGCGAAGCGCAAATACGTCACTATGCGATGGCCGACCGCCTGAGTGCCTGCGCGCGGCACCTTGGGCTAGCGGTCATCGCCATCACCGCGCTTACAGGCACATCGGCGTTCGTGTCGCTCGTGACGCTGGCCGTGTCGCCGGGATTGCGCGTGGTCGTCGGACTCACGAGCATGAGCGCTGCGGTGCTCGCCTCATTGCAGACGTTTCTGCGCTATAGCGAGCGCGCGGAGTTGCATCGCAAAGCCGGCGCGCGCTATGGCGCGGTGCGCCGGCGACTCGAGACCATTCACGTCGACGGTGCGCGCGAAGAAGCGATGTTCAGCATCGACGTCGTGCGCGACGAGCTCGACGACATCGCGCAAAACGCGCCGCATGTGCCGGG carries:
- a CDS encoding oxaloacetate decarboxylase, which gives rise to MSRSVAEKRAAFRALHESGCFMLPNPWDAGSARYLASLGFQALATTSSGFAWSTGHADNHVTRDLVLAHLRAMVDATDLPVNADFENGFGATPADVAASVELAVATGVAGLSIEDSTGDASAPLFPLDVAVARLQAARRAIDANGGNTLLIGRAENFFAGTPDLSDTLARLTAYAAAGADCLYAPGIHTREQIEAVVAAVAPKPVNVLIGGPSAFTLSDLAALGVRRVSVGGALARAAWGGFMRAAATLADGRFDGFEGAASGAQLNALFSGNA
- a CDS encoding RidA family protein — protein: MAREIIRVEPLSSWLERRKAPVSVVTRHRDTVYVSGLPPFDPETGDVLDAPIEQQTQRVLEQLKLCVETAGSSLDQVLKCTVYCTSVEMFSVVNEVYARFFGHEPPARIFVNVPAWPGRFDIEIDCVAAVSR
- a CDS encoding YbdK family carboxylate-amine ligase, whose product is MLQPFASSEPFTIGVELEVQVVNTHDYNLTKATTELLNRVREERFEGAINPETTEGMIELSTGICKNYDQAKSELQVLRDTLVRAGDFLNVGVCGGGTNFFQNWYDQRSDGRERSEYLMGLYGALYQQFTIFGQHVHVGCPDPDSALVLLHSLSRYVPHFIALAASSPFVQGSDTQFQCARLNSVAPFPLSGQAPFVTKWSEFEAYFERMTHTGLVKSLKDFYWDIRPSPGYGTIEVRVMDTPLRVEWAAAIAGYIQSLARYLLTDLPLRLTERDYEVYRANRFMACRFGLDGVCVNPETGNRRPLREDILATLDAIAPHGHALAADEALDAIRRTVTQGMTDAMWLRRIYGAHDSLHEVVRQQCRVWRGAQTPE
- a CDS encoding SLATT domain-containing protein gives rise to the protein MPTTIKHPPYDPPHDPESLVLTWIRRAREAQIRHYAMADRLSACARHLGLAVIAITALTGTSAFVSLVTLAVSPGLRVVVGLTSMSAAVLASLQTFLRYSERAELHRKAGARYGAVRRRLETIHVDGAREEAMFSIDVVRDELDDIAQNAPHVPGRVMRTP